The Balaenoptera acutorostrata chromosome 15, mBalAcu1.1, whole genome shotgun sequence genome contains a region encoding:
- the SCP2D1 gene encoding SCP2 sterol-binding domain-containing protein 1, protein MWKRIDHQLKIKAGDGPQTGQFKELGPAREVTVPHPLALSEFQSFPVFEDISHHIKEVGAQLVKKVNAIFQLDITKDGKTILQWTIDLKNGSGNTYPGPARLPADTVFTIPEPVFMELVLGKMNPQKAFLAGKFKVSGKVLLGQKLERVFRDWAKY, encoded by the coding sequence ATGTGGAAGAGAATCGACCATCAACTCAAGATCAAAGCAGGGGATGGGCCTCAGACAGGCCAGTTCAAGGAACTGGGTCCAGCTCGGGAAGTCACCGTGCCACACCCTCTAGCGCTGTCAGAATTCCAGAGCTTCCCTGTGTTTGAGGACATCAGTCATCACATCAAAGAAGTGGGGGCCCAGCTGGTAAAGAAAGTCAATGCCATCTTTCAGCTGGACATCACCAAGGATGGGAAGACCATTCTGCAGTGGACCATTGATCTGAAGAATGGCTCTGGGAACACGTATCCAGGACCCGCCAGGCTCCCAGCGGACACTGTCTTCACAATCCCGGAGCCTGTCTTTATGGAGCTGGTTTTGGGCAAAATGAACCCTCAGAAGGCTTTCCTCGCTGGCAAGTTCAAAGTGAGCGGCAAAGTTCTGCTTGGCCAGAAGCTGGAGAGGGTTTTCAGAGACTGGGCTAAGTACTGA